The Maridesulfovibrio salexigens DSM 2638 region CGGTGAAGCTGCTTTATGTGGGCCGTGTCTCCCAAGAAAAGAACCTTGATGTTCTAACTGATGCTTTTAAAACAGTCTCAACTATCAGGCCGGAACTGCATCTGGTTGTAGTCGGTGACGGTCCGTATCTAGCAGAAATGAAGAAAAGGCTGGAAGGGTGCCCGGTAACTTTTACCGGTTATCTCGGCGGTGATGAGCTCTCCGCATGTTATGCCAGCTCAGATGTCTTTGTTTTCCCTTCGGCAACCGACACCTTCGGCAACGTGGTCCTTGAAGCTCAGGCTTCCGGTCTTCCGGTAATAGTCACAGATTCAGGAGGGCCTTGCGAGAATATTATTGAGGACACCACAGGATTAATTGTCGAAGCCGGAAATGCTGATGCTCTTGCCAGAGCTATTGTCCGTCTAGCCGATCATCCGGAATTGCTCCAGTACATGAAAAAGAGTGCACGGACATATACAGAGAAGCGATCTTTTGATGCCGAGTTTTTGAAGACTTGGACGTTGTATGAGGATTTGTCGAAGCGGAATGTTATTCAGCAATAAGAGTTAAAAGAACCTGCCATATAGAATCAGCCCCCGCGGACTTTGTCTGCGGGGGCTGATTTGGTTGTGATATTATACTAAAAATAAATAACTAATTGAAATTATTAGTATAAATCGTATGTGTCATAGTAGCCATCAACAGACAGATTCTCTACAGAAAAAGAAAATGAGTTGAAAATAATATCAAATACAGAATCTTTTTTTTGAGCATCATTTAAATCAAAATCGTCAATGAAAAAGACACACTCAGCAGTAATTGATAATTCTTTTTCAGTTTCAGCAAAAAAGTAATGGTCATTCCAGTCTGTTACAGAAACGCCTTGGTATGTATCTTCTGCCCCACTGTAGTAATCAGATTTAAAAATGAAAAAATCAATGTTGGCTGTAGCATTAAATGAACAGTTAACTTTGATCATATTTTCATTTAATTCCGTAGAATCTATTGAAATATCACCATTAACGTTTAAGAAGTGAATAGTCGTGTCAGATTCATCTGCATCAAAATCACATCCAGACCAATCATAACCTTCAATTTCCGCAACTAGTTGGTGATAAAATTCCTTTGAATCTGTGAACGACAAGCCAATAGACTCTAATGAAAAATCAAACTCAACTTCCTGTGGTAATCCTTTGCTAAAGAAGGAAGCAAAGCTTTCGTAACTATCAAAAATACCGAAAGGTTTTTTGGCGCATTGGACCAGTTCGTTCAATAGTCTTCCATCTTCACACAGAATAATCGCATCGTTTAAGCATAGGTTTTTAAGGCCTTGTGCTATGAAAGCGTCAGGTAAATCACTCCTACATTTTGGAGTTGAGAAACATCCTTGACCATTAAAATAATTCGCGAAGACCTTTTCTGCATCCTCTTGGTCAAATCCAACGACTTCAACATTGCACATTCTCATCCAATTTCTAAATGGATACAGAATATCTTTTTTTACCTTAGAAGCTACTTCGCTGTAGTCTAAGTAAACACCTTCTATAGCTTCCTTGGTTCGTGTTTCTCTGGCGATCGAAGAAAGTTTTCCAAGATGCCTATTTGTCTGTTCGATGGCTTTTTTAAATTTGTCTAAAAGCTGAGTTTCAACTTCACTAATAACTACAGTATGAATAAAAATTTTATATCCATATTTTTGACATAGCTGAATTAACTTTAGGTATTCAGGGCGTAAAAAATCAAAGCCACACTTTCTTATAATATTCGTATCTATGTAAATATTTTTCATACTCAACTCAGTAAATAGGGATCAAGTTCAAATTATTTGTTAGCCAACACTCTTACAGGTCCTATCATTGCAATATCAAAAACGCATGAAACTATACCATTCATCTTAACATTCAATTCAACATTTTCCATACTCCATCCTTAAACATAAAAAAAGGCCCGGCAACTCGCATTGCCGGGCCTTCCTATTTATCTTTAGCTACAGAACTATTCTTCTTCGACAGCGTCGGAGATAGCGCATTCGGTGGTCAGCAGGAGGCTGGACACGGAAGCTGCGTTCTGGAGAGCGATACGGGTAACCTTTTTGGGGTCGATAACACCGGCCTTGATGAGGTCTTCGTATTCGCCGGTACCAGCGTTGAAACCGAAACCGTCTTTACCAGCGGCAACTTTTTCAACAACTACGGAACCTTCGAAACCTGCGTTAGCAGAGATCATGCGCAGGGGCTGCTGAGCAGCACGGCGGATGATGTTGATACCTGCCAGTTCGTCATCGTTGCCTGCTTTGAGGTCGTCGAGAACTTTAGCACAACGTACGAGGGCGGTACCGCCACCAGCTACGATGCCTTCTTCAACAGCTGCGCGGGTTGCGTTAAGAGCATCTTCAACGCGAGCTTTCTTTTCTTTCATTTCAACTTCGGTAGCAGCACCAACTTTGATTACTGCAACACCGCCAACGAGCTTGGCGAGGCGTTCCTGAAGTTTTTCACGGTCGTAGTCAGAGGAAGAATCATTGATCTGAGCTTCGATCTGCTTAACGCGAGCTTTGATTTCTTCAACGTTGCCTGCGCCGTCTACGATAACGGTGTTTTCTTTGTCTACGCGTACACGCTTTGCGGTACCCAGACCTTCAACGGTCATAGCGTCGAGGGAGAGACCGATGTCTTCGGAAACAACAGTCGCACCGGTGAGGGTAGCGAGGTCTTTGAGCATTTCCTTGCGGCGGTCACCGAAACCGGGAGCCTTGATAGCGCAAACATTGAGGTTGGCGCGCAGTCTGTTAACTACGAGAGTAGCCAGAGCTTCGCCGTCGACGTCTTCAGCTACGATGAGCAGGGGACGGGACATTTTGAGAACCTGCTCGAGGATGGGGAGCAGATCTTTCATGTTGGAAACTTTTTTCTCAACAAGAAGAATCATGGGATCTTCGAATTCGCAAACCATTTTGTCGGTGTCGGTTGCGAAGTAGGGGGAAAGGTATCCGCGGTCGAACTGCATGCCTTCTACAACGTCCAGTTCGGTTTTCATGGATTTGGCTTCCTCAACGGTGATAACGCCTTCTTTACCTACTTTGTCCATGGCTTCAGCGAGGATTTCACCGATGGTGGAGTCGCTGTTAGCGGAGATGGTGCCGACCTGAGCGATTTCAGCTTTGTCGCGGGTGGGCTTGGCAAGTTTGCCGAGCTCTTCAACGATAGCTTCAACAGCGGAGTCGATACCGCGTTTGATGGACATGGGGTTACGGCCTGCAGCAACAAGCTTTACACCTTCTGCGAAGATGGACTGAGCCAGAACGGTAGCAGTGGTGGTACCGTCACCTGCGATGTCGTTGGTTTTGGAAGCAACTTCCTTAACCATCTGTGCGCCCATGTTTTCGAACTTGTCTTCAAGGTCGATTTCCTTGGCAACAGTCACACCGTCTTTGGTGATGGTGGGAGCGCCCCAGGATTTTTCGATAACAACGTTACGGCCCTTGGGTCCGAGGGTAACCTTTACTGCTTCTGCGAGGGTGTCCACACCTTTTTTAAGGCGGTCACGTGCAGTTACGTCAAATTCAATTGCTTTTGCCATGTCTTATATTCTCCTGATCTGGAAAAAATTAATTTATTAAGGGGATATTACTCGACAATTGCGAGGATTTCGTCTTCGCGCATGATGATGAATTCTTCTGCGTCGATTTTCAGTTCGTTACCAGCATATTTAGCGAAGAGAACTACATCGCCTGCTTTAACGGTCATGGGGTTGTTGTCTTTACCGGGACCTGCAGCAACAACTTCACCTTTCATGGGCTTTTCTTTTGCGGAATCGGGGATGATGATGCCGCTGGCGGTCTTCTGCTCAGTTTCTACACGCTTGATGAGTACACGATCCTGTAAAGGCTTGAGATTCATGGTTCCTCCAGAATAAATAAACTTTTTTAGATAAGATAAGTAATCCGCGAGTTTATGGCGGATCATACTTTTAAATTTCAAAGCCTGCGTCTCTCAGCAGGCCGGATGCTTCCGCAGAAGCTGACATAAATTAAGACAGTCTGTGGATATGTCAACACCGTGAGTCGAAAAAAAGTACTGCTTTTTTTCATCAGTTTCGATTGTGTGATTTCAACCAAATTTGAGACCATGCGGTCCTTTTAGCGCAATCTGCTTGACATTCCTTTGTAAATGCTTGTAAGCCGCCCATTCCGCCCTGATTTTAGGGGCCCGCTGCACCGGCGAAAAGTTACTTTTTTGTGCTTTCTAATGAATATAATATCCTATCAGGCTAAGATTTGCTTTTCGCTATGGCTTTTTCTAAATTTCTGGTGTAGTGGGCTTTAAGGGGTACGGATATCCGCCGCCTAAGCGCGGGAAAAAATACTTTTGAAGGAGTTAACTATGAGTAAAACTGTTCTTGTTAAGAAAATCCGGGAAAAACTGGAGCTGAGTGCAAAAGACGCATCTGCCGCACTGGACGGCGTTCTCAGCGCAATCGAAGACGGCCTCAAAGAAGAAGGCAATGTTACCCTTACAGGTTTTGGTACATTTAAGACTGTAGAGCGTTCCGCTCGCACCGGACGCAACCCCCAGACCGGCGAAGCTATCCAGATTCCCGCTTCCCGTGGCGTTAAATTCACTCCCGGAAAATTCCTCAAGGACGCAGTTAAATAATTCTGGTTCTGACGAAGTTTTAAAGCCGTTTCCGGGTGACTCCGGAAGCGGCTTTTTTTTATGTGTACAATATATAAGAATACTCATAGCCTTCCTCTCGCTCCACTGCGCTTCCCGTTGAAGATGATAAAAAATGTCATGCGCTAATTAATTATAATATCTAGCTGAGTTTCAAGCTATCGGAGTTGAAAATGATATCTTTATGGAACAAACCATTCGGATACAAGCATGTGCTTGATATAAGTATGCCTCTAGCGGTGAGTATGGCTTCCACCACCATAATGCAGGTGACAGACCGTATTTTTCTCGGTCGCTATTCTATGGAGGCCATCGCTGCCGCATTGCCTGCGGGAATCATGTCTTTTCTGTTCATTTCCTTTTTTATGGGAGTGGCCAGTTATATTAATGTATTTATCGCTCAGTATACCGGAGCAGCACGACCGGAACGTGTAGCCTCAAGCCTTTGGCAGGGTATTTATTTCGCGCTTGGGGCATGGGTTATCCTTGGCGTTAT contains the following coding sequences:
- a CDS encoding HU family DNA-binding protein → MSKTVLVKKIREKLELSAKDASAALDGVLSAIEDGLKEEGNVTLTGFGTFKTVERSARTGRNPQTGEAIQIPASRGVKFTPGKFLKDAVK
- a CDS encoding PIN domain-containing protein; translated protein: MKNIYIDTNIIRKCGFDFLRPEYLKLIQLCQKYGYKIFIHTVVISEVETQLLDKFKKAIEQTNRHLGKLSSIARETRTKEAIEGVYLDYSEVASKVKKDILYPFRNWMRMCNVEVVGFDQEDAEKVFANYFNGQGCFSTPKCRSDLPDAFIAQGLKNLCLNDAIILCEDGRLLNELVQCAKKPFGIFDSYESFASFFSKGLPQEVEFDFSLESIGLSFTDSKEFYHQLVAEIEGYDWSGCDFDADESDTTIHFLNVNGDISIDSTELNENMIKVNCSFNATANIDFFIFKSDYYSGAEDTYQGVSVTDWNDHYFFAETEKELSITAECVFFIDDFDLNDAQKKDSVFDIIFNSFSFSVENLSVDGYYDTYDLY
- a CDS encoding co-chaperone GroES; the encoded protein is MNLKPLQDRVLIKRVETEQKTASGIIIPDSAKEKPMKGEVVAAGPGKDNNPMTVKAGDVVLFAKYAGNELKIDAEEFIIMREDEILAIVE
- the groL gene encoding chaperonin GroEL (60 kDa chaperone family; promotes refolding of misfolded polypeptides especially under stressful conditions; forms two stacked rings of heptamers to form a barrel-shaped 14mer; ends can be capped by GroES; misfolded proteins enter the barrel where they are refolded when GroES binds) gives rise to the protein MAKAIEFDVTARDRLKKGVDTLAEAVKVTLGPKGRNVVIEKSWGAPTITKDGVTVAKEIDLEDKFENMGAQMVKEVASKTNDIAGDGTTTATVLAQSIFAEGVKLVAAGRNPMSIKRGIDSAVEAIVEELGKLAKPTRDKAEIAQVGTISANSDSTIGEILAEAMDKVGKEGVITVEEAKSMKTELDVVEGMQFDRGYLSPYFATDTDKMVCEFEDPMILLVEKKVSNMKDLLPILEQVLKMSRPLLIVAEDVDGEALATLVVNRLRANLNVCAIKAPGFGDRRKEMLKDLATLTGATVVSEDIGLSLDAMTVEGLGTAKRVRVDKENTVIVDGAGNVEEIKARVKQIEAQINDSSSDYDREKLQERLAKLVGGVAVIKVGAATEVEMKEKKARVEDALNATRAAVEEGIVAGGGTALVRCAKVLDDLKAGNDDELAGINIIRRAAQQPLRMISANAGFEGSVVVEKVAAGKDGFGFNAGTGEYEDLIKAGVIDPKKVTRIALQNAASVSSLLLTTECAISDAVEEE